One stretch of Siphonobacter curvatus DNA includes these proteins:
- a CDS encoding BrxA/BrxB family bacilliredoxin, whose amino-acid sequence MYPAELVLPMRMDIAEGGFKELHTAQEVDQTMAEAEEGTTLVFINSVCGCSARTARPGVKYAVNNSQFKPDRLATVFAGVDMEATAKVREYTLPYPPSSPAIALFKDGELVHFVERHHIEGRPAEVIAQHLEMVFEEFCSPAEA is encoded by the coding sequence ATGTACCCTGCTGAATTAGTACTGCCGATGCGAATGGATATCGCGGAAGGTGGATTCAAAGAATTACACACGGCTCAAGAAGTAGACCAAACGATGGCGGAAGCCGAAGAAGGTACTACGCTGGTATTCATTAACTCCGTATGTGGTTGCTCGGCCCGTACCGCTCGTCCCGGTGTGAAATACGCCGTGAATAACTCTCAGTTCAAACCCGATCGTTTGGCGACGGTTTTTGCAGGTGTGGATATGGAAGCTACAGCGAAAGTTCGGGAGTACACGTTACCTTACCCCCCCAGCTCACCCGCCATTGCTCTGTTCAAAGACGGTGAACTGGTACACTTTGTCGAACGTCACCACATTGAAGGTCGTCCGGCTGAAGTGATTGCTCAGCACCTGGAAATGGTTTTCGAAGAATTTTGCAGCCCTGCTGAAGCCTAA
- a CDS encoding SUF system Fe-S cluster assembly protein, with protein sequence MTESELRDKVVAALKTVYDPEIPVDVYELGLIYDIKIFPVNNVYVLMTLTSPACPSAGEIPGEVEQKVREIEGVSDVSVELTFDPPYSQDMMSDVAKLELGFM encoded by the coding sequence ATGACTGAATCCGAATTACGGGACAAGGTAGTAGCTGCCCTGAAGACCGTATATGACCCTGAAATTCCCGTGGATGTTTACGAGCTGGGTCTGATTTATGACATTAAAATCTTTCCGGTTAATAACGTTTATGTACTCATGACGCTCACTTCTCCGGCTTGTCCTTCCGCGGGTGAAATTCCGGGAGAGGTTGAACAGAAAGTACGCGAAATCGAAGGCGTATCCGACGTATCCGTTGAATTAACGTTCGATCCTCCGTACAGTCAGGACATGATGTCGGACGTCGCCAAATTGGAGTTAGGATTCATGTAG
- a CDS encoding SufE family protein — protein MTINETQDEIIEEFELFDDWEGKYEYIIDLGKKLTPLDEQYKTEDHIIKGCQSRVWLHAELQGDRVIFTADSDAIIVKGLISMLVRVYSGHTPDEIVNSDLYFMEKVGLQQHLAQTRSNGLASMVKQMKTYGLAFSALQKN, from the coding sequence ATGACGATTAACGAAACCCAGGACGAGATCATCGAAGAGTTTGAATTGTTCGACGATTGGGAAGGGAAATACGAATACATCATTGACCTCGGCAAAAAACTGACGCCTCTGGACGAGCAGTATAAAACCGAGGATCATATCATCAAAGGCTGTCAGAGCCGGGTATGGCTCCACGCAGAACTGCAGGGCGACCGAGTTATCTTTACGGCTGACTCCGACGCAATTATCGTCAAAGGTCTGATTTCCATGCTAGTGCGGGTATACTCGGGTCATACACCCGATGAAATCGTCAATTCCGATCTGTACTTCATGGAAAAAGTAGGTTTACAGCAACACCTGGCCCAAACTCGCTCCAACGGTCTGGCCTCCATGGTCAAGCAAATGAAAACCTACGGTCTGGCGTTTAGTGCCTTACAGAAGAACTGA